The Bos javanicus breed banteng chromosome 11, ARS-OSU_banteng_1.0, whole genome shotgun sequence genome includes a window with the following:
- the LOC133257437 gene encoding histone H4-like — protein sequence MNQELPDVQAGFRKGRGTKDKTASCCWFTFRETMSGHGKGGKGLGKGGAKRHRKVLRDNIQGITKPAIRRLARRGGVKRISGLIYEETRGVLKVFLENVIQDAVTYTEHAKRKAVTAMDVVYALKRQGRTLYGFGG from the coding sequence atgaaccaagaacttccagatgtacaagctggatttagaaaaggaagaggaaccaaagataaaACTGCCAGTTGCTGTTGGTTTACTTTTCGTGAAACCATGTCTGGACACGGCAAAGGCGGCAAAGGTCTGGGGAAAGGCGGCGCTAAGCGCCACCGTAAGGTTCTGCGTGACAACATCCAGGGCATCACTAAACCTGCTATCCGCCGCCTGGCTCGTCGTGGTGGTGTGAAGCGCATCTCTGGGCTCATCTACGAAGAGACCCGCGGGGTCCTGAAAGTGTTTCTGGAGAACGTGATCCAGGACGCGGTCACCTACACCGAGCATGCCAAGCGGAAGGCAGTCACCGCTATGGACGTGGTCTACGCTCTCAAGCGCCAGGGCCGTACTCTCTACGGCTTTGGCGGTTAA